From a single Populus nigra chromosome 18, ddPopNigr1.1, whole genome shotgun sequence genomic region:
- the LOC133678504 gene encoding formin-like protein 20 isoform X2, whose protein sequence is MALFRRFFYRKPPDRLLEISERVYVFDCCFSTEVLEEDEYKVYLGGIVAQLQDHFPDASFMVFNFREGERRSQISDILSQYDMTVMDYPRQYEGCPMLPLEMIHHFLRSSESWLSLEGQQNVLLMHCERGGWPVLAFMLAGLLLYRKQYTGEHKTLEMVYKQAPRELLHLLSPLNPQPSQLRYLQYISRRNFGSEWPPSDTPLQLDCLMLRSLPLFEGGKGCRPVVRVYGQDPSKPANRTSKLLFSTSKTKKHVRLYQQEECILVKIDIRCRVQGDVVLECIHLDEDLVREEMMFRVMFHTAFVQANILMLVRDEIDFLWDAKDQFPKDFRAEVLFVDADAVVPNVTTVEANEDGNETESASPEEFFEVEEIFSNVVDGHEAKGYGASHKVHDNMPVDVDGKEVWKEDSDLHSFEDCASDEGNHKQEGKLDSSVDAVKDIAVDDVKYKVDEKVDSDFLAVKDITVDDGKIKADSVVSATGTLIRKQTTEVIGDVDGELKKMEDEGDRENSATKKLESKDPPVELSADAGRQKLEQLMLPSPRRQPTSNAKPAADSIITEQKTKHNEQEGAHGKQTKPNTIPRWVPPNRGPFSNSMHGAHPPSRYNSAPPALTFCASPEDSSAGDHVKISSVATGPGDIISNDFPSPTEAPPSLDPQQIALRGPPPPPLPYSNKSSLYDFQASSGGEAPPLHSQIADAVSFPPPPPTSFSRQNIQMIPQHSSPPPPPPLPQLSNRQTFGMVLPPPPPPPWKSGNTPAVFTTTYSPPLLLPSGASTTNHGRLGIPNPPPPPPPPPRPSLSLAHTCSTPLAQPMPTHGVIPPPPPPPSKPAQRAPPPSQPAHGAPPPPPPPPMRGPPLPPLVSQAPPPPPPPPPPMRGQPLPPLVSQAPPPPPPPPPPMRGQPLPPLVSQAPPPPPPPPGRGAPPPPPPPPGRGAPLPPPPPPGARVPGSPASPRPPGSAPHPPPALGVKGAADARGLPSGRGRGVLRPSGMGTSATAPRRSSLKPLHWSKVTRAIQGSLWEELQRHGESQIAPEFDVSELESLFSATVHKPADSGGKAGGRHKSVGSKTDKVHLIDLRRANNTEIMLTKVKMPLSDMMAAVLAMDESILDVDQVENLIKFCPTKEEMELLKGYTGDKENLGKCEQYFLELMKVPRVESKLRVFSFKIQFGSQISEFKKSLNTVNSACDEVRNSLKLKEIMKKILYLGNTLNQGTVRGSAIGFKLDSLLKLTDTRASNNKMTLMHYLCKVLAAKSQALLDFHRDLVSLETASKIQLKSLAEEMQAIIKGLEKVKKELAASENDGPVSEVFRKTLKEFISVAETEVASVTSFYAMVGRNADALALYFGEDPARCPFEQVTATLLNFVRLFRKAHEENLKQAELERKKSEKEAEMEKARGINLTKKNME, encoded by the exons ATGGCGCTGTTCAGACGTTTCTTTTACCGGAAGCCTCCGGATCGGCTTCTTGAGATCTCCGAGAGAGTCTACG TATTTGACTGTTGCTTCTCCACGGAAGTGTTGGAAGAAGATGAGTACAAGGTTTACTTGGGTGGCATTGTAGCACAGCTACAAGACCACTTTCCTGATGCGTCCTTCATGGTTTTTAACTTCAGAGAAGGGGAGAGGCGTAGCCAAATTTCAGACATACTGTCACAATATGACATGACAGTTATGGATTACCCTCGCCAATATGAGGGCTGTCCTATGCTGCCTCTGGAGATGATCCACCACTTCCTTCGATCAAGTGAAAGCTGGCTGTCCTTGGAAGGGCAGCAGAATGTGCTGTTAATGCATTGTGAAAGAGGAGGTTGGCCTGTACTTGCTTTCATGCTTGCAGGTCTTTTGCTATACCGGAAACAATATACTGGGGAGCACAAGACTCTTGAAATGGTCTACAAGCAAGCTCCGAGGGAACTTCTCCATCTTTTGTCTCCTTTAAATCCACAGCCTTCCCAACTTAGATATCTTCAGTACATTTCTAGAAGAAATTTTGGTTCTGAATGGCCTCCATCAGATACTCCTTTACAGTTGGATTGTCTGATGCTAAGATCCCTTCCATTGTTTGAAGGGGGTAAAGGTTGCCGGCCAGTTGTACGTGTTTATGGCCAGGATCCTTCAAAACCAGCCAATAGAACTTCCAAGCTTCTGTTTTCAACATCAAAGACTAAAAAACATGTTCGCCTCTACCAGCAG GAAGAGTGTATACTAGTGAAAATAGATATACGGTGCCGGGTTCAAGGGGATGTTGTTCTTGAGTGCATCCATTTGGATGAAGATTTGGTACGTGAGGAGATGATGTTCAGAGTGATGTTTCACACAGCATTTGTGCAGGCCAATATTTTGATGCTCGTCCGTGATGAGATTGACTTTCTCTGGGACGCCAAGGACCAATTTCCAAAGGACTTTAGAGCAGAG GTGCTTTTTGTGGATGCTGATGCTGTGGTGCCTAATGTCACCACAGTCGAGGCAAATGAAGATGGGAACGAGACAGAAAGTGCTTCACCTGAGGAATTTTTTGAGGTGGAAGAAATTTTCAGCAATGTAGTAGACGGGCATGAAGCAAAGGGGTATGGTGCCTCTCATAAAGTCCATGACAACATGCCAGTTGATGTAGACGGTAAAGAAGTCTGGAAGGAGGATTCAGATCTTCACTCATTTGAAGACTGTGCTTCTGATGAAGGGAATCACAAACAGGAGGGGAAGCTAGATTCTAGTGTTGATGCAGTGAAGGACATTGCTGTGGATGATGTCAAGTACAAGGTAGATGAGAAGGTGGATTCTGATTTTTTAGCAGTGAAAGACATTACCGTGGATGATGGCAAAATCAAGGCAGATTCTGTGGTTTCTGCTACTGGTACGCTGATCAGGAAACAAACAACAGAAGTGATTGGAGATGTCGACGGGGAACTTAAAAAGATGGAAGATGAAGGTGATAGAGAAAATAGTGCTACAAAGAAGTTGGAATCCAAGGATCCACCAGTAGAGTTGAGTGCTGATGCTGGTAGACAAAAACTTGAGCAATTAATGTTACCTTCACCAAGGAGGCAGCCTACATCAAACGCAAAACCTGCTGCAGATTCAATTATAACCGAACAAAAGACTAAACATAATGAACAAGAAGGAGCTCATGGAAAACAAACAAAGCCAAATACTATTCCTCGGTGGGTTCCCCCTAATAGAGGCCCTTTTAGCAATTCCATGCACGGAGCACATCCGCCATCAAGATATAATAGTGCACCACCGGCTCTTACATTTTGTGCTTCACCGGAGGACTCTAGTGCTGGTGACCATGTAAAGATTTCTTCTGTTGCCACTGGCCCTGGAGATataatttcaaatgattttCCTTCTCCAACTGAAGCTCCACCTTCTCTTGACCCGCAACAAATTGCCCTCCGTGGTCCCCCACCTCCACCTCTGCCATATTCCAACAAATCTTCATTGTATGATTTCCAGGCCAGTTCAGGTGGTGAAGCACCACCACTTCATTCACAGATTGCTGATGCAGTTTCCTTTCCCCCTCCGCCTCCCACATCATTTAGCAGGCAGAATATTCAGATGATTCCTCAACATTCATCTCCACCACCCCCTCCTCCTCTTCCCCAGCTGTCTAATAGGCAGACTTTTGGGATGGTTTTGCCTCCACCTCCTCCACCCCCTTGGAAGTCTGGGAATACTCCAGCTGTTTTCACTACAACTTATTCTCCTCCCCTTCTTCTCCCTTCAGGTGCCTCTACTACAAATCATGGCAGACTTGGAATTCCCaatccacctccacctccacctccacctccacgtCCATCTCTTTCTCTTGCACACACGTGTAGCACTCCTTTGGCTCAACCAATGCCCACTCATGGAGTTATacctccacctcctcctccacccTCGAAGCCTGCACAAAGAGCTCCACCACCTTCGCAGCCTGCACATGGAGCTCCACCACCCCCACCTCCACCTCCTATGCGTGGTCCACCACTTCCTCCACTTGTGAGTCAggctcctcctccaccaccaccacctccacctcctATGCGTGGTCAACCACTTCCTCCACTTGTGAGTCAggctcctcctccaccaccaccacctccacctcctATGCGTGGTCAACCACTACCTCCACTTGTGAGTCAggctcctcctccaccaccgcCTCCTCCAGGCCGTGGAGCCCCCCCTCCACCACCGCCTCCGCCAGGCCGTGGAGCCCCCCTTCCTCCCCCGCCTCCACCAGGAGCTCGTGTTCCTGGATCTCCTGCATCACCAAGACCTCCAGGCAGTGCACCCCATCCACCTCCAGCCTTAGGTGTAAAAGGAGCTGCTGATGCAAGAGGTCTGCCTTCGGGAAGAGGGCGGGGTGTTTTACGTCCTTCAGGGATGGGGACATCTGCTACAGCACCCAGAAGATCTTCTTTAAAGCCTTTGCATTGGAGCAAGGTAACAAGAGCAATACAAGGAAGCTTATGGGAGGAGCTGCAAAGGCATGGAGAGTCCCAAAT TGCCCCAGAATTTGACGTGTCAGAGCTAGAAAGCCTTTTCTCTGCAACTGTCCACAAACCTGCTGATTCGGGAGGTAAAGCTGGTGGAAGACACAAGTCTGTTGGATCAAAAACTGACAAAGTTCACCTG ATTGATCTGCGGAGGGCGAATAACACTGAAATTATGCTTACAAAAGTTAAGATGCCGCTTTCTGACATGATG GCTGCAGTTCTAGCAATGGATGAGTCAATATTAGATGTTGATCAAGTGGAAAATCTTATAAAGTTCTGTCCCACGAAAGAGGAGATGGAACTTCTCAAG GGCTATACAGGTGACAAGGAAAACCTGGGGAAGTGTGAACAG TACTTCTTGGAGCTGATGAAAGTGCCACGTGTTGAGTCCAAGTTGAGAGTGTTTTCTTTCAAGATTCAATTCGGCTCTCAG ATTTCAGAATTTAAAAAGAGCTTAAACACTGTAAACTCTGCATGTGATGAG GTCCGGAATTCCCTCAAATTGAAGgaaattatgaagaaaattCTTTATTTGGGGAATACGCTGAATCAAGGAACTGTACGGG GTTCTGCAATTGGATTCAAGTTGGACAGTCTTTTAAAACTCACTGATACGCGTGCTTCTAACAACAAGATGACGCTCATGCATTATCTTTGCAAG GTTCTCGCAGCTAAGTCACAAGCACTTCTAGATTTTCACCGCGACCTAGTTAGCCTTGAAACTGCATCTAAG ATACAATTGAAGTCTTTAGCAGAAGAAATGCAGGCTATAATCAAGGGATTAGAGAAGGTTAAGAAGGAGTTGGCAGCATCAGAAAATGATGGTCCCGTGTCCGAAGTTTTTCGAAAG
- the LOC133678504 gene encoding formin-like protein 20 isoform X1, whose protein sequence is MALFRRFFYRKPPDRLLEISERVYVFDCCFSTEVLEEDEYKVYLGGIVAQLQDHFPDASFMVFNFREGERRSQISDILSQYDMTVMDYPRQYEGCPMLPLEMIHHFLRSSESWLSLEGQQNVLLMHCERGGWPVLAFMLAGLLLYRKQYTGEHKTLEMVYKQAPRELLHLLSPLNPQPSQLRYLQYISRRNFGSEWPPSDTPLQLDCLMLRSLPLFEGGKGCRPVVRVYGQDPSKPANRTSKLLFSTSKTKKHVRLYQQEECILVKIDIRCRVQGDVVLECIHLDEDLVREEMMFRVMFHTAFVQANILMLVRDEIDFLWDAKDQFPKDFRAEVLFVDADAVVPNVTTVEANEDGNETESASPEEFFEVEEIFSNVVDGHEAKGYGASHKVHDNMPVDVDGKEVWKEDSDLHSFEDCASDEGNHKQEGKLDSSVDAVKDIAVDDVKYKVDEKVDSDFLAVKDITVDDGKIKADSVVSATGTLIRKQTTEVIGDVDGELKKMEDEGDRENSATKKLESKDPPVELSADAGRQKLEQLMLPSPRRQPTSNAKPAADSIITEQKTKHNEQEGAHGKQTKPNTIPRWVPPNRGPFSNSMHGAHPPSRYNSAPPALTFCASPEDSSAGDHVKISSVATGPGDIISNDFPSPTEAPPSLDPQQIALRGPPPPPLPYSNKSSLYDFQASSGGEAPPLHSQIADAVSFPPPPPTSFSRQNIQMIPQHSSPPPPPPLPQLSNRQTFGMVLPPPPPPPWKSGNTPAVFTTTYSPPLLLPSGASTTNHGRLGIPNPPPPPPPPPRPSLSLAHTCSTPLAQPMPTHGVIPPPPPPPSKPAQRAPPPSQPAHGAPPPPPPPPMRGPPLPPLVSQAPPPPPPPPPPMRGQPLPPLVSQAPPPPPPPPPPMRGQPLPPLVSQAPPPPPPPPGRGAPPPPPPPPGRGAPLPPPPPPGARVPGSPASPRPPGSAPHPPPALGVKGAADARGLPSGRGRGVLRPSGMGTSATAPRRSSLKPLHWSKVTRAIQGSLWEELQRHGESQIHSAPEFDVSELESLFSATVHKPADSGGKAGGRHKSVGSKTDKVHLIDLRRANNTEIMLTKVKMPLSDMMAAVLAMDESILDVDQVENLIKFCPTKEEMELLKGYTGDKENLGKCEQYFLELMKVPRVESKLRVFSFKIQFGSQISEFKKSLNTVNSACDEVRNSLKLKEIMKKILYLGNTLNQGTVRGSAIGFKLDSLLKLTDTRASNNKMTLMHYLCKVLAAKSQALLDFHRDLVSLETASKIQLKSLAEEMQAIIKGLEKVKKELAASENDGPVSEVFRKTLKEFISVAETEVASVTSFYAMVGRNADALALYFGEDPARCPFEQVTATLLNFVRLFRKAHEENLKQAELERKKSEKEAEMEKARGINLTKKNME, encoded by the exons ATGGCGCTGTTCAGACGTTTCTTTTACCGGAAGCCTCCGGATCGGCTTCTTGAGATCTCCGAGAGAGTCTACG TATTTGACTGTTGCTTCTCCACGGAAGTGTTGGAAGAAGATGAGTACAAGGTTTACTTGGGTGGCATTGTAGCACAGCTACAAGACCACTTTCCTGATGCGTCCTTCATGGTTTTTAACTTCAGAGAAGGGGAGAGGCGTAGCCAAATTTCAGACATACTGTCACAATATGACATGACAGTTATGGATTACCCTCGCCAATATGAGGGCTGTCCTATGCTGCCTCTGGAGATGATCCACCACTTCCTTCGATCAAGTGAAAGCTGGCTGTCCTTGGAAGGGCAGCAGAATGTGCTGTTAATGCATTGTGAAAGAGGAGGTTGGCCTGTACTTGCTTTCATGCTTGCAGGTCTTTTGCTATACCGGAAACAATATACTGGGGAGCACAAGACTCTTGAAATGGTCTACAAGCAAGCTCCGAGGGAACTTCTCCATCTTTTGTCTCCTTTAAATCCACAGCCTTCCCAACTTAGATATCTTCAGTACATTTCTAGAAGAAATTTTGGTTCTGAATGGCCTCCATCAGATACTCCTTTACAGTTGGATTGTCTGATGCTAAGATCCCTTCCATTGTTTGAAGGGGGTAAAGGTTGCCGGCCAGTTGTACGTGTTTATGGCCAGGATCCTTCAAAACCAGCCAATAGAACTTCCAAGCTTCTGTTTTCAACATCAAAGACTAAAAAACATGTTCGCCTCTACCAGCAG GAAGAGTGTATACTAGTGAAAATAGATATACGGTGCCGGGTTCAAGGGGATGTTGTTCTTGAGTGCATCCATTTGGATGAAGATTTGGTACGTGAGGAGATGATGTTCAGAGTGATGTTTCACACAGCATTTGTGCAGGCCAATATTTTGATGCTCGTCCGTGATGAGATTGACTTTCTCTGGGACGCCAAGGACCAATTTCCAAAGGACTTTAGAGCAGAG GTGCTTTTTGTGGATGCTGATGCTGTGGTGCCTAATGTCACCACAGTCGAGGCAAATGAAGATGGGAACGAGACAGAAAGTGCTTCACCTGAGGAATTTTTTGAGGTGGAAGAAATTTTCAGCAATGTAGTAGACGGGCATGAAGCAAAGGGGTATGGTGCCTCTCATAAAGTCCATGACAACATGCCAGTTGATGTAGACGGTAAAGAAGTCTGGAAGGAGGATTCAGATCTTCACTCATTTGAAGACTGTGCTTCTGATGAAGGGAATCACAAACAGGAGGGGAAGCTAGATTCTAGTGTTGATGCAGTGAAGGACATTGCTGTGGATGATGTCAAGTACAAGGTAGATGAGAAGGTGGATTCTGATTTTTTAGCAGTGAAAGACATTACCGTGGATGATGGCAAAATCAAGGCAGATTCTGTGGTTTCTGCTACTGGTACGCTGATCAGGAAACAAACAACAGAAGTGATTGGAGATGTCGACGGGGAACTTAAAAAGATGGAAGATGAAGGTGATAGAGAAAATAGTGCTACAAAGAAGTTGGAATCCAAGGATCCACCAGTAGAGTTGAGTGCTGATGCTGGTAGACAAAAACTTGAGCAATTAATGTTACCTTCACCAAGGAGGCAGCCTACATCAAACGCAAAACCTGCTGCAGATTCAATTATAACCGAACAAAAGACTAAACATAATGAACAAGAAGGAGCTCATGGAAAACAAACAAAGCCAAATACTATTCCTCGGTGGGTTCCCCCTAATAGAGGCCCTTTTAGCAATTCCATGCACGGAGCACATCCGCCATCAAGATATAATAGTGCACCACCGGCTCTTACATTTTGTGCTTCACCGGAGGACTCTAGTGCTGGTGACCATGTAAAGATTTCTTCTGTTGCCACTGGCCCTGGAGATataatttcaaatgattttCCTTCTCCAACTGAAGCTCCACCTTCTCTTGACCCGCAACAAATTGCCCTCCGTGGTCCCCCACCTCCACCTCTGCCATATTCCAACAAATCTTCATTGTATGATTTCCAGGCCAGTTCAGGTGGTGAAGCACCACCACTTCATTCACAGATTGCTGATGCAGTTTCCTTTCCCCCTCCGCCTCCCACATCATTTAGCAGGCAGAATATTCAGATGATTCCTCAACATTCATCTCCACCACCCCCTCCTCCTCTTCCCCAGCTGTCTAATAGGCAGACTTTTGGGATGGTTTTGCCTCCACCTCCTCCACCCCCTTGGAAGTCTGGGAATACTCCAGCTGTTTTCACTACAACTTATTCTCCTCCCCTTCTTCTCCCTTCAGGTGCCTCTACTACAAATCATGGCAGACTTGGAATTCCCaatccacctccacctccacctccacctccacgtCCATCTCTTTCTCTTGCACACACGTGTAGCACTCCTTTGGCTCAACCAATGCCCACTCATGGAGTTATacctccacctcctcctccacccTCGAAGCCTGCACAAAGAGCTCCACCACCTTCGCAGCCTGCACATGGAGCTCCACCACCCCCACCTCCACCTCCTATGCGTGGTCCACCACTTCCTCCACTTGTGAGTCAggctcctcctccaccaccaccacctccacctcctATGCGTGGTCAACCACTTCCTCCACTTGTGAGTCAggctcctcctccaccaccaccacctccacctcctATGCGTGGTCAACCACTACCTCCACTTGTGAGTCAggctcctcctccaccaccgcCTCCTCCAGGCCGTGGAGCCCCCCCTCCACCACCGCCTCCGCCAGGCCGTGGAGCCCCCCTTCCTCCCCCGCCTCCACCAGGAGCTCGTGTTCCTGGATCTCCTGCATCACCAAGACCTCCAGGCAGTGCACCCCATCCACCTCCAGCCTTAGGTGTAAAAGGAGCTGCTGATGCAAGAGGTCTGCCTTCGGGAAGAGGGCGGGGTGTTTTACGTCCTTCAGGGATGGGGACATCTGCTACAGCACCCAGAAGATCTTCTTTAAAGCCTTTGCATTGGAGCAAGGTAACAAGAGCAATACAAGGAAGCTTATGGGAGGAGCTGCAAAGGCATGGAGAGTCCCAAAT CCATAGTGCCCCAGAATTTGACGTGTCAGAGCTAGAAAGCCTTTTCTCTGCAACTGTCCACAAACCTGCTGATTCGGGAGGTAAAGCTGGTGGAAGACACAAGTCTGTTGGATCAAAAACTGACAAAGTTCACCTG ATTGATCTGCGGAGGGCGAATAACACTGAAATTATGCTTACAAAAGTTAAGATGCCGCTTTCTGACATGATG GCTGCAGTTCTAGCAATGGATGAGTCAATATTAGATGTTGATCAAGTGGAAAATCTTATAAAGTTCTGTCCCACGAAAGAGGAGATGGAACTTCTCAAG GGCTATACAGGTGACAAGGAAAACCTGGGGAAGTGTGAACAG TACTTCTTGGAGCTGATGAAAGTGCCACGTGTTGAGTCCAAGTTGAGAGTGTTTTCTTTCAAGATTCAATTCGGCTCTCAG ATTTCAGAATTTAAAAAGAGCTTAAACACTGTAAACTCTGCATGTGATGAG GTCCGGAATTCCCTCAAATTGAAGgaaattatgaagaaaattCTTTATTTGGGGAATACGCTGAATCAAGGAACTGTACGGG GTTCTGCAATTGGATTCAAGTTGGACAGTCTTTTAAAACTCACTGATACGCGTGCTTCTAACAACAAGATGACGCTCATGCATTATCTTTGCAAG GTTCTCGCAGCTAAGTCACAAGCACTTCTAGATTTTCACCGCGACCTAGTTAGCCTTGAAACTGCATCTAAG ATACAATTGAAGTCTTTAGCAGAAGAAATGCAGGCTATAATCAAGGGATTAGAGAAGGTTAAGAAGGAGTTGGCAGCATCAGAAAATGATGGTCCCGTGTCCGAAGTTTTTCGAAAG